A stretch of Plutella xylostella chromosome 10, ilPluXylo3.1, whole genome shotgun sequence DNA encodes these proteins:
- the LOC119693639 gene encoding uncharacterized protein LOC119693639, which yields MSKLTLALLVLCACVAVSMAYPQVTSPISSIASAVPTSSSLPTLSSFTDLLSQLEPSQANQFIKIFTDLLSTAEQGTQGATGGSGTTGGAAATDGAGTTTSGATGATTA from the exons ATGTCTAAACTCACTCTGGCCCTCCTCGTGCTGTGCGCCTGCGTCGCTGTGTCT ATGGCGTATCCACAAGTCACGTCTCCAA TTTCGTCGATAGCGTCGGCGGTGCCAACGTCGTCGTCGCTGCCAACGTTGTCGTCCTTCACTGATCTTCTAAGCCAGCTGGAGCCGAGTCAGGCCAACCAGTTCATCAAGATATTCACGGACCTGCTGAGCACGGCGGAGCAGGGCACGCAAGGGGCCACCGGGGGCTCCGGCACTACCGGGGGCGCGGCGGCCACCGACGGCGCAGGCACCACCACCAGCGGCGCCACCGGAGCCACCACCGCTTGA